A single window of Rhodococcus jostii RHA1 DNA harbors:
- a CDS encoding alpha-ketoglutarate-dependent dioxygenase AlkB family protein: MSALIPRPRTEVAPGAVHVPDWLTPAAQRHLVAECRRWATAPVPMRAAQLPTGHRMSVQTVCLGWHWKPYSYSRTAEDAGGGRVAPVPGWLVELGRRAVSEAYGQPADGYTPDAALINFYDDTAKMGMHQDKEERSDAAVVSLSIGDTCTFRFGNTTTRTKPYTDVELLSGDLFVFGGESRFAYHGVPKVFPGTSDPACGLTTGRLNITLRVTGLEDA; the protein is encoded by the coding sequence ATGTCCGCCTTGATACCCCGCCCCCGAACCGAGGTGGCGCCCGGCGCCGTCCACGTACCCGACTGGCTCACGCCGGCCGCGCAACGCCACCTGGTGGCCGAATGCCGGCGCTGGGCCACCGCACCGGTCCCGATGCGGGCCGCGCAACTGCCGACGGGGCATCGCATGTCGGTGCAGACCGTGTGCCTAGGCTGGCACTGGAAACCGTATTCCTACTCGCGCACCGCCGAGGACGCGGGCGGTGGCCGCGTCGCGCCGGTGCCCGGCTGGCTGGTCGAACTCGGCCGGCGGGCGGTGAGCGAGGCCTACGGGCAGCCCGCCGACGGGTACACACCCGACGCCGCGCTGATCAACTTCTACGACGACACCGCGAAGATGGGCATGCACCAGGACAAGGAGGAGCGGTCCGATGCGGCCGTCGTGTCGTTGAGCATCGGCGACACGTGCACATTCCGCTTCGGCAACACCACCACCCGCACCAAGCCGTACACCGACGTCGAGTTGCTGTCGGGCGACCTCTTCGTGTTCGGTGGCGAGTCCCGGTTCGCGTATCACGGAGTGCCGAAAGTGTTTCCCGGCACGAGTGATCCGGCCTGTGGGCTGACAACGGGCCGACTGAACATCACACTGCGGGTGACGGGACTCGAGGACGCATGA
- a CDS encoding 2OG-Fe(II) oxygenase, protein MTILTQRVNDLDWQGLHAETDAAGCAQSEQILTAAECGQIADMYEEVERFRSTVDMARHRFGSGQYRYFDYPLPEVVAELRAAFYPKLLPVARDWAAKLRHPSPWPDTLGEWLDMCHDAGQKRATPILLSYRANDWNALHRDLYGDLVFPLQVVIGLDRPGVDHEGGEFMLVEQRPRAQSRGTVTTLQQGHALIFTTRDRPVRSTRGWSTGPVRHGVSTVRRGTRRTLGLVLHDAE, encoded by the coding sequence ATGACCATTTTGACGCAACGCGTGAACGACCTGGATTGGCAGGGTCTCCACGCCGAGACCGATGCCGCCGGATGCGCGCAATCGGAGCAGATCCTGACCGCCGCGGAATGCGGGCAGATCGCGGACATGTACGAGGAGGTCGAGCGTTTCCGGTCCACCGTCGACATGGCCCGGCACCGTTTCGGCTCGGGACAGTACCGGTACTTCGACTACCCGCTACCGGAGGTCGTGGCCGAACTCCGCGCCGCCTTCTACCCGAAACTGCTTCCCGTGGCACGGGACTGGGCCGCCAAGCTGAGGCATCCCTCGCCGTGGCCGGACACCCTCGGCGAATGGCTGGACATGTGCCACGACGCCGGCCAGAAACGAGCGACACCCATCCTGCTCAGCTACCGCGCGAACGACTGGAACGCGCTGCACCGCGACCTCTACGGTGACCTCGTGTTCCCGTTGCAGGTGGTGATCGGCCTCGACCGTCCGGGAGTGGACCACGAGGGCGGCGAGTTCATGCTCGTCGAGCAGCGGCCCCGCGCCCAGTCCCGGGGCACGGTGACGACGCTGCAGCAGGGGCACGCGCTGATCTTCACCACCAGGGACAGACCCGTGCGCTCGACCCGCGGTTGGTCGACGGGACCGGTACGGCACGGTGTCAGCACCGTTCGGCGCGGCACCCGCCGAACCCTCGGCCTGGTCCTGCACGACGCCGAGTGA
- a CDS encoding methylated-DNA--[protein]-cysteine S-methyltransferase: MNIPDIVYALSTSDSAVEQKLRERLAALAAEAGLLDVAYRTLDTPVGSLLLAATDRGLVRVAFPSQDHDAVLQTLAEQISPRILRAPARLDRVAHEIDEYFLGERTSFDIPLDFRLSKGFRLEVLHHLPEIDYGHTASYAAVAAAAGSPKAVRAVGTACALNPLPVVVPCHRVVRSDGSMGQYAGGPEAKSILLTLEAAA; this comes from the coding sequence ATGAACATCCCCGACATCGTCTACGCCCTGTCCACGTCGGACTCCGCGGTCGAGCAGAAACTGCGTGAGCGGCTCGCCGCCCTCGCCGCCGAGGCAGGTCTCCTCGACGTCGCGTACCGGACACTCGACACCCCCGTCGGTTCGCTCCTGCTCGCCGCCACCGATCGCGGGCTGGTGCGGGTCGCCTTCCCCAGCCAGGATCACGACGCCGTACTGCAGACCCTCGCCGAGCAGATCAGCCCCCGGATCCTGCGCGCACCCGCCCGACTCGACAGGGTGGCCCACGAGATCGACGAATACTTCCTCGGCGAGCGCACGAGTTTCGACATCCCGCTGGACTTCAGGCTGTCCAAGGGATTTCGGCTCGAGGTTCTCCACCATCTTCCCGAGATCGACTACGGGCACACCGCGAGTTACGCCGCGGTCGCGGCGGCCGCAGGCAGTCCGAAAGCTGTGCGCGCGGTCGGAACCGCCTGCGCGCTCAACCCGCTCCCCGTCGTGGTTCCCTGCCACCGGGTGGTCCGCAGTGACGGCAGCATGGGGCAGTACGCGGGTGGGCCGGAGGCCAAGTCGATCCTGCTGACATTGGAGGCAGCGGCATGA
- a CDS encoding RNA polymerase sigma factor → MTLKPFEDVVAEHGPTVLRVCRAVVGPVDAEDAWSETFIAAMRAYPDLRPGSNVEAWLVTIAHRKALDHIRARDRRPVPTDELPEQTTDRGLPGGHDAELWNSVGALPMKQRAAVAYHYLAGLPYTEIAVILGNSPDASRRAAADGIAALRKTLSISVSGDIT, encoded by the coding sequence ATGACCCTGAAACCGTTCGAAGACGTCGTGGCCGAGCACGGCCCGACGGTGCTGCGGGTCTGCCGGGCCGTGGTCGGTCCGGTGGACGCCGAGGACGCCTGGTCGGAGACGTTCATCGCCGCGATGCGGGCGTACCCCGACCTGCGTCCCGGGAGCAACGTCGAAGCATGGCTGGTGACGATCGCGCACCGGAAAGCGCTCGACCACATACGTGCGCGTGACCGGCGGCCCGTCCCCACCGACGAGCTTCCCGAGCAGACCACCGACCGCGGACTTCCCGGCGGTCACGACGCCGAGTTGTGGAACTCGGTCGGCGCCCTGCCGATGAAGCAGCGGGCTGCGGTGGCGTATCACTACCTGGCCGGGCTGCCGTACACCGAGATCGCGGTGATCCTCGGCAACTCCCCGGACGCGTCGCGGCGGGCGGCCGCCGACGGCATTGCGGCGCTACGCAAGACCCTCTCGATCTCTGTGAGTGGAGACATCACATGA
- a CDS encoding methylated-DNA--[protein]-cysteine S-methyltransferase: MNADRAAHTVIDSPIGPLTLVSVDGVLSGIYMVEHRHQPNPATFGERDTAGFDEAITQLTEYFDGRRTEFTVPLAARGTLFQQRVWDALRTIPYGETWTYGQLADSLGTPTAVRAVAAANGRNPISIIVPCHRVIGSNGSLTGYAGGLDRKRFLLEREAERASG; the protein is encoded by the coding sequence GTGAATGCCGACCGAGCAGCACACACAGTCATCGATTCACCGATCGGCCCCCTGACGCTGGTGAGCGTCGACGGGGTGCTGAGCGGCATCTACATGGTCGAACACCGGCATCAGCCCAATCCCGCTACGTTCGGGGAACGCGACACCGCAGGTTTCGACGAGGCCATCACCCAGCTCACCGAATACTTCGACGGCAGGCGAACCGAGTTCACCGTCCCGCTCGCCGCGCGTGGCACCCTGTTCCAGCAACGAGTGTGGGACGCCCTGCGCACCATCCCGTACGGCGAGACGTGGACGTACGGTCAGCTGGCCGACTCCCTCGGCACCCCGACCGCGGTTCGTGCGGTGGCGGCGGCGAACGGCAGAAATCCGATCAGCATCATCGTTCCGTGCCACCGCGTCATCGGGAGCAACGGCAGCCTGACGGGGTACGCGGGCGGGCTCGACCGCAAACGGTTCCTGCTCGAACGCGAAGCGGAACGGGCGTCCGGCTGA
- a CDS encoding SDR family NAD(P)-dependent oxidoreductase — MSRTALITGASRGIGLGIATRLAEQGYGLTITARDRDRLESVAADLRTAGAKDVVVVAGDLADEESAGRVVEAHADAYGSLNALVLNAGVGTAGPIGEFPLSRFDKSLGVNLRAPFSLLQQSLPLLRTGAAENPGRGSKVVALASITGVYAEAGLAVYGATKAALISLTETLNVEESGNGVSATALAPAYVDTDMSAWIHDTIPPEAMIEVDDIVELVDALLRLSSRAVVPKIVVGRAGTDGYRA, encoded by the coding sequence ATGAGTCGCACCGCACTGATCACCGGTGCCTCACGTGGTATCGGACTCGGCATCGCCACCCGTCTCGCCGAACAGGGGTACGGACTGACGATCACCGCCCGCGATCGTGATCGGCTCGAGTCCGTGGCCGCCGACCTGCGGACCGCAGGCGCGAAGGACGTCGTCGTGGTCGCCGGTGACCTCGCTGACGAGGAATCCGCGGGACGCGTCGTCGAGGCGCACGCCGACGCCTACGGTTCGCTGAACGCGCTGGTACTCAATGCCGGGGTCGGAACCGCGGGCCCCATCGGCGAGTTCCCACTGAGCCGATTCGACAAGAGCCTCGGAGTCAACCTGCGGGCGCCGTTCAGCCTGTTGCAGCAGTCGCTGCCGCTGCTCCGGACCGGTGCGGCGGAGAACCCGGGGCGCGGGTCCAAGGTCGTGGCCCTGGCATCGATCACCGGCGTGTACGCCGAGGCGGGGCTCGCCGTCTACGGGGCGACCAAGGCCGCGCTGATCTCCCTCACCGAGACGCTGAACGTGGAGGAGTCGGGCAACGGCGTCTCCGCGACCGCGCTCGCCCCGGCGTACGTCGACACCGACATGTCCGCGTGGATCCACGACACGATCCCGCCCGAGGCGATGATCGAGGTCGACGACATCGTCGAACTCGTCGACGCCCTGCTGCGGCTGTCGTCGCGCGCGGTGGTCCCGAAGATCGTCGTGGGACGCGCCGGAACGGACGGCTACCGCGCGTAG
- a CDS encoding phosphotransferase family protein, which produces MSEHRGLDLVALRKFLSESGVPLDGDLRADLIAGGKSNLTYAIFDDSSRWVLRRPPTAGLTPSAHDVAREFRITSALQGTDVPVAATVALCEDDSVMGAPFTVVEHVTGQVIRTKSDLEALSGDDIDSCTDELVRVLGALHNVDYDAVGLGELGRPDGYVARQVKLWASQWGRVKTTDSADVDRLHAALVESIPQQSESSIVHGDYRIDNTILASGDVSTVAAVVDWELSTLGDPLTDVALMCVYRHPALDLVLGEPAAWTSPRLPSADDLAQRYTVASGRELVHWNFYLALANFKLAVIAEGINHRYRVGATVGEGFDKAGDAVPEFIAAGLRALKGQTV; this is translated from the coding sequence ATGAGCGAACATCGGGGGCTCGATCTCGTTGCGCTGCGCAAGTTCCTGTCCGAGTCGGGCGTTCCTCTCGACGGTGACTTGCGGGCCGACCTGATCGCCGGCGGCAAGTCCAACCTCACGTACGCCATCTTCGACGACTCCTCGCGGTGGGTGCTGCGAAGGCCGCCCACCGCGGGGCTCACACCGTCGGCGCACGACGTTGCCCGCGAGTTCCGCATCACGTCGGCGCTGCAGGGCACCGACGTCCCGGTGGCCGCCACCGTCGCACTGTGCGAGGACGACAGTGTGATGGGCGCGCCGTTCACGGTGGTGGAACATGTGACGGGTCAGGTGATCCGGACCAAGTCGGATCTCGAGGCGCTGTCCGGCGACGACATCGACTCGTGCACCGACGAACTGGTCCGTGTGCTCGGTGCGTTGCACAACGTCGACTACGACGCCGTCGGCCTGGGCGAGCTCGGCCGCCCGGACGGGTACGTGGCCCGGCAGGTCAAATTGTGGGCGAGTCAGTGGGGGCGGGTGAAGACGACGGACTCCGCGGACGTCGACCGCCTGCATGCCGCGCTGGTCGAATCGATTCCGCAGCAGTCGGAGTCGTCGATCGTGCACGGCGACTACCGCATCGACAACACCATCCTCGCGTCCGGCGACGTGAGCACCGTCGCGGCGGTCGTGGACTGGGAACTGTCGACCCTCGGCGACCCCCTCACCGATGTCGCCCTGATGTGCGTCTACCGGCATCCGGCTCTCGACCTGGTGCTCGGCGAACCGGCGGCCTGGACGAGCCCGCGACTGCCGTCGGCCGACGACCTCGCGCAGCGTTACACCGTGGCGTCGGGGCGCGAACTGGTCCACTGGAACTTCTACCTGGCGCTCGCGAACTTCAAACTCGCCGTCATCGCCGAGGGCATCAACCACCGCTACCGTGTCGGCGCCACCGTCGGTGAGGGGTTCGACAAGGCGGGCGACGCGGTGCCCGAATTCATCGCGGCCGGCCTGCGCGCCCTGAAAGGACAGACCGTATGA
- a CDS encoding acyl-CoA dehydrogenase family protein, whose product MAIDLSYAPEVTALVEKTEAFIREVVLPIEDEHGGDITAAGGDTLRVELQKAAKDAGVFAPHAPVEYGGHGLNMTDRAPVFEAAGYSLFGPTALNIGAPDEGNVHMLAHIASPEQKERFLAPLAHGDMRSAFAMTEPSPGAGSDPSALTTRAEKVPGGWKINGHKYFITGADGAGFFIIFARTSGVPGDRGGATMFLTPADAEGLRVGRHIDTLDRAMIGGHCEVFFEDLFVPDSGVLGEVDQGFAYAQVRLGPARMTHVMRWLGAARRGHDVAVAHVAQRDGFGGKLGDLGMVQKMVADNEIDIAASRALLTRACWELDQGGHASNSTSIAKTYASEAIFRIVDRSIQMCGGLGVSGDLPLARLSREVRPFRVYDGPSEVHRWAIAKRVVGAAKKAAREAGA is encoded by the coding sequence GTGGCGATCGATCTGTCCTACGCACCCGAGGTGACCGCGCTCGTCGAGAAGACCGAGGCGTTCATCCGCGAAGTCGTGCTGCCCATCGAGGACGAGCACGGCGGCGACATCACAGCTGCCGGTGGCGACACCCTGCGCGTGGAGCTGCAGAAGGCAGCCAAGGACGCCGGAGTCTTCGCCCCGCACGCACCCGTCGAGTACGGCGGGCACGGCCTGAACATGACCGATCGCGCGCCCGTCTTCGAGGCTGCGGGCTATTCGCTGTTCGGTCCGACGGCCCTGAACATCGGGGCACCTGACGAAGGCAACGTCCACATGCTCGCGCACATCGCCAGCCCGGAGCAGAAGGAGCGGTTCCTCGCCCCGTTGGCGCACGGCGACATGCGGTCGGCGTTCGCCATGACCGAGCCGTCGCCCGGAGCCGGCTCCGACCCCTCGGCGCTGACCACGCGCGCCGAGAAGGTGCCGGGCGGGTGGAAGATCAACGGCCACAAGTACTTCATCACCGGCGCCGACGGCGCGGGATTCTTCATCATCTTCGCCCGCACCTCCGGCGTGCCCGGCGACCGCGGCGGCGCCACGATGTTCCTCACACCGGCCGACGCCGAGGGGCTGAGGGTGGGACGCCACATCGACACCCTCGACCGGGCGATGATCGGTGGGCACTGCGAGGTGTTCTTCGAGGATCTGTTCGTCCCCGACAGCGGGGTTCTCGGCGAGGTGGACCAGGGATTCGCCTACGCCCAGGTCCGGCTCGGGCCCGCCCGGATGACACACGTCATGCGCTGGCTCGGTGCGGCGCGCCGCGGCCACGACGTCGCCGTGGCACACGTCGCGCAACGTGACGGTTTCGGAGGCAAGCTGGGCGATCTGGGCATGGTCCAGAAGATGGTCGCGGACAACGAGATCGACATCGCCGCCAGCCGGGCGCTGTTGACGCGGGCATGCTGGGAACTCGATCAGGGCGGCCACGCGAGCAACTCCACGTCCATCGCCAAGACCTACGCATCGGAGGCCATCTTCCGGATCGTCGACCGCTCCATCCAGATGTGCGGCGGTCTCGGCGTGTCCGGCGACCTGCCCCTCGCCCGGCTGTCCCGCGAGGTGCGACCGTTCCGCGTCTACGACGGACCGTCCGAGGTGCACCGCTGGGCCATCGCCAAGCGTGTCGTGGGTGCCGCGAAGAAGGCCGCGCGGGAGGCGGGCGCATGA
- a CDS encoding TetR/AcrR family transcriptional regulator, with protein sequence MTVEGTQRGSSWREYTDQGLSKVLAAALAAFVEKGYDGASIREIASRAGLSVPGLYHHYPSKQALLVGLTNAVMRELLDRSHAAVAEAGPTPGERFDAVVESLLRFHMYRREQAFVASRETRSMEPESRKAYIALRDEQQEMLDDIVREGVAAGLFRTPFPEDASRAVVTMCVAVSTWYREDGPLSPDELVERYLAIARSTVGASG encoded by the coding sequence ATGACGGTAGAGGGCACCCAGCGCGGCAGTTCCTGGCGTGAGTACACCGACCAGGGCTTGTCCAAGGTTCTGGCCGCGGCGCTGGCGGCGTTCGTCGAGAAGGGGTACGACGGCGCGTCGATCCGTGAGATCGCGTCCCGCGCCGGTCTGTCGGTCCCCGGTCTCTATCATCACTACCCCTCCAAGCAGGCGCTGCTGGTGGGGTTGACGAACGCGGTGATGCGCGAACTCCTCGATCGCAGCCACGCGGCGGTGGCCGAGGCGGGCCCGACACCGGGCGAGCGGTTCGACGCGGTCGTCGAGTCGTTGCTGCGGTTCCACATGTACCGGCGCGAGCAGGCGTTCGTCGCGTCCCGGGAGACGCGGAGCATGGAACCGGAGAGCCGGAAGGCGTACATCGCGCTGCGCGACGAGCAGCAGGAGATGCTGGACGACATCGTCCGCGAGGGGGTGGCGGCCGGGCTGTTCCGGACGCCGTTCCCGGAGGACGCGAGCCGCGCCGTCGTCACGATGTGTGTCGCGGTGTCCACCTGGTACCGGGAGGACGGGCCGCTGTCGCCCGACGAACTGGTCGAGCGGTACCTGGCGATCGCGAGGAGCACGGTCGGCGCGTCCGGCTGA
- a CDS encoding SRPBCC family protein yields MIHVRHSAIAAVPIHVAFAYIDDYRTVPDWMFGVSEFRPIGEFDQGMESTFDAAIHIGPSTLRSRLEVTEWEQDRVITLASLDGAANSSTWEFTAHGEDKTEISVDFAYKLPGGLAGKALGLIVEPFVETAVKNTEVTLRHNLEELYAKRNR; encoded by the coding sequence ATGATCCACGTCCGCCACTCCGCGATCGCAGCCGTGCCCATCCATGTGGCGTTCGCGTACATCGACGATTACCGGACGGTCCCCGACTGGATGTTCGGAGTCTCGGAGTTCCGTCCGATCGGGGAATTCGACCAGGGGATGGAGTCGACATTCGACGCCGCGATCCACATCGGCCCCAGCACGCTGCGGTCCCGGTTAGAGGTCACCGAGTGGGAACAGGACCGGGTCATCACCCTGGCGTCGCTCGACGGCGCCGCCAACTCCTCTACCTGGGAGTTCACCGCTCACGGTGAGGACAAGACCGAGATCAGCGTGGACTTCGCGTACAAACTCCCCGGCGGTCTCGCCGGCAAGGCCCTCGGCCTCATCGTCGAACCGTTCGTCGAAACGGCCGTGAAGAACACCGAGGTGACCTTGCGGCACAACCTCGAGGAGCTGTACGCGAAGCGCAACCGCTAG